cttctctgcTCTCAGACTTTTCCACTTGTGCTGGAACCTCTTCCTCTGCCCCTGAGGTGGCAGGGGAGGAGGGTTTTGTGAGGCTCTTGATCTTGTCAGAGTCTTGTTCGGTGGTGGCAGTTTGAGGGGCCAGTGGCTTCTGGCGTGTGGAGCCAGCAAGGGAGTTTCTGTGAGTAGGAGCAGGATGGTTGTGCTCGGCAGTGTAAGTCACTATGAACATGGTTGGGTCTGATCTGTTCCTCTCAACCTGTTTCCTTGCCAAACACCCCTTTGAGCTGCTACATCTGTAGTACCCCCTACAAAAACAAAGCAACCTCAATTAGACCCTAAAGTACCCATCTTTAGAAACTAGGATTTGATTACTTAAAGTATAAAGCAggattttcatgtgataattaattacaaaattcacTATTGAGATCTCAAAAACCTTTATAACCCATGCACATATGGGTTATAAACCTTTAAATCGACGGTGACCAAATTAGAAAAGAACCAAATCATGAACTTTCAACACATTTTTGGAAAATTGCAAGTGAAAAAGATCTTCAAAGCAAACCTTGGATAAGGAGACCCCTTTATGGGTTTCTGGCCATATTTCCTCCATGCCCATATGTCCGAGGAGAGATTTTCAAAAGGCACTTGACAAACTTTCTTAAGCTGGTTCTTCCTGTAAAAGACCAAGAACAGTCATAAGCACATCTCACAAACAATCACACTCACATACCAAGATTTCAAAACACTGTCTGCAAACACAATCGCAGTCTCATCAGTCACGTTTATCTATAATTATCCACATGTTAACAGAACTACAACCACAGCCGCAATCTAAACCCTTAAGACACGCAGAATTTTCAACCAAAGACATGAGTTTTACGACATAGCACAGTTCAAgatcgttttttttttcctctttggGGTATCAAAACAAAGCAGGCACGAAGTTTTGTACCTTCTTTTAGATCGTGGGGTGGTGACAGAGAGCGGCTGCTTGTTTCGCTGTTGTTGTTGCTTCTCTTGAGATGAAACCGTTTTGGGAGGCGCAGAAGAATAGGAAGAGAGTGAGGACAAGGGGGAAGAGGCTTGCAACGAGAGAGGCTGAGATTTGCAGAAGAAAGGCCTGCAAAGCTCATGCAGCTCCTCAATGGGGCTCCTTGCCTCAAAGGGGTACGCAGAAAGCGACAGAACCTGGCTTCCTTGTTCACCTCTGAAGATGGAAAAGccagaagaagaggaggaggaggaaacTCCTTCAGGGTGGAAGTAACAAGAGGCAAAAccagaggaggaggaagaagaagacgacACAGAGGATGATGTGACGGTGGAGCAACCTCTGACCACCGCATGTAGATCCCAATCTTCGGCCATGGAGACAAACTCTGCAGTGTATGCCCTttgttgagagagagaaaagacaAAAGAAGGCGCTGACTTTTCACCAGAGAGAGAAATGATAAGGTGCAATGAGTGGGGATGgacttgtatttatagaaagagaaaagag
This sequence is a window from Vigna angularis cultivar LongXiaoDou No.4 chromosome 2, ASM1680809v1, whole genome shotgun sequence. Protein-coding genes within it:
- the LOC108327983 gene encoding WRKY transcription factor 22, translating into MAEDWDLHAVVRGCSTVTSSSVSSSSSSSSGFASCYFHPEGVSSSSSSSGFSIFRGEQGSQVLSLSAYPFEARSPIEELHELCRPFFCKSQPLSLQASSPLSSLSSYSSAPPKTVSSQEKQQQQRNKQPLSVTTPRSKRRKNQLKKVCQVPFENLSSDIWAWRKYGQKPIKGSPYPRGYYRCSSSKGCLARKQVERNRSDPTMFIVTYTAEHNHPAPTHRNSLAGSTRQKPLAPQTATTEQDSDKIKSLTKPSSPATSGAEEEVPAQVEKSESREEKEDVMDDEEEDDFVLSDMVLTDDFFESLDELSQLTAPSVVTGDCFSDPFSAMAIPSWVASGAATAGGCI